A region from the Syntrophorhabdaceae bacterium genome encodes:
- the kaiC gene encoding circadian clock protein KaiC — protein MPRRKPAPDDFTLKKCPTGIQGLDEITLGGIPKGRPTLVTGGAGSGKTLIALEFLVKGATLYDEPGVFMAFEETGEELTANVSSLGFNLDALTKEKKLALDYVYIERSEIEETGEYDLEGLFIRLSHAIDSINAKRVVLDTLEVLFSSLPNEGILRAELRRLFRWLKKKGVTAIVTGERGLNTFTRYGLEEYVADCVILLDHRVTEQVSTRRLRVVKYRGSCHGTNEYPFLIDKDGISILPITSLGLNSEAPLKRVSTGIPRLDAMFEGKGYYRGSSVLISGRAGTGKSTMAAQFAEGTCKRKERALYLAFEESPNQIVRNMRSAGIDLKPCIDSKNLIIRSERPTLLGLEMHLLQMTKLVDEFKPHIVVMDPITNLISVAAQTDVKSMLTRFVDFLKAKQVTSLFTSLTSPGTSLEQSDVSVSSLMDTWIVLKDIEGQGERNRGLTIIKSRGMAHSNQFREFKLTAHGLMLEDVYLGASGALTGAARQAQVAEEQVMGLARTEEIERLNRQIERKRAVLESQLTVYRSEFEEAEEEIRKHIAEVAARTQAAAGQRIQAADSRKADEATIG, from the coding sequence ATGCCACGTAGAAAACCAGCACCAGACGACTTCACGCTGAAGAAATGTCCCACAGGAATCCAGGGCCTCGACGAGATTACCCTGGGCGGAATCCCGAAGGGCCGTCCTACCCTTGTTACAGGGGGCGCAGGCTCCGGCAAGACCCTCATTGCCCTTGAGTTTCTCGTCAAGGGTGCAACCTTATATGACGAACCGGGCGTCTTCATGGCTTTCGAGGAGACAGGGGAGGAGCTTACCGCAAACGTTTCCTCTCTGGGCTTCAATCTCGACGCACTGACAAAGGAGAAGAAGCTCGCCCTCGACTACGTCTACATAGAAAGGTCGGAGATCGAAGAAACGGGGGAGTACGACCTGGAAGGCCTTTTCATTCGATTGAGCCATGCCATCGATTCCATCAACGCAAAACGGGTGGTCCTCGATACCCTTGAGGTCCTCTTCTCCTCCCTTCCGAACGAAGGTATCTTGAGGGCGGAGCTTCGGCGCCTCTTCCGCTGGCTCAAGAAAAAAGGCGTCACCGCCATCGTTACGGGGGAGCGGGGCCTGAACACCTTCACCCGCTACGGTCTCGAAGAATACGTGGCGGACTGCGTGATCCTTCTCGATCACCGGGTCACCGAACAGGTATCGACGCGCCGCTTGAGGGTGGTTAAATATCGTGGATCATGCCATGGCACCAACGAGTACCCGTTTCTCATCGACAAAGACGGCATCTCCATTCTCCCCATCACCTCTTTAGGCCTCAACTCGGAGGCGCCATTGAAAAGAGTTTCTACCGGCATCCCCCGCCTCGATGCCATGTTCGAGGGCAAGGGCTACTACAGGGGCTCAAGCGTCCTCATCTCCGGCAGGGCAGGGACAGGAAAATCAACCATGGCAGCCCAGTTCGCGGAAGGGACATGCAAGAGAAAAGAACGGGCCCTTTATCTGGCCTTTGAAGAATCGCCGAACCAGATCGTAAGGAATATGCGCTCCGCCGGGATAGATCTCAAACCATGCATAGACAGCAAGAACCTCATCATTCGCTCCGAGAGGCCTACACTACTAGGGCTTGAGATGCACCTCCTCCAGATGACGAAACTGGTCGATGAGTTTAAGCCCCATATCGTAGTCATGGACCCGATCACGAACCTCATCTCCGTCGCGGCCCAGACAGACGTGAAATCAATGCTCACCCGCTTTGTAGATTTTCTGAAGGCGAAGCAGGTCACGTCCTTATTTACGAGCCTCACCTCTCCCGGAACCAGCCTCGAACAGAGCGACGTCAGCGTCTCCTCCCTCATGGATACCTGGATAGTACTCAAGGACATCGAGGGCCAGGGAGAACGCAACCGCGGGCTCACTATCATCAAGTCAAGGGGAATGGCACACTCGAATCAGTTCAGGGAATTTAAGCTTACCGCTCACGGCCTCATGCTGGAAGATGTCTATCTCGGAGCTTCGGGCGCCCTGACCGGGGCAGCCCGTCAGGCCCAGGTCGCAGAAGAACAAGTCATGGGACTTGCCCGCACCGAGGAGATCGAACGGCTCAACCGTCAGATCGAGCGAAAACGCGCGGTCCTTGAGTCGCAGTTGACGGTATACCGCTCGGAATTTGAGGAGGCCGAAGAAGAGATAAGGAAGCACATAGCCGAGGTAGCAGCCCGGACCCAGGCGGCAGCCGGGCAGCGTATCCAGGCGGCCGATTCACGGAAGGCAGACGAGGCGACAATAGGATGA
- a CDS encoding zinc ribbon domain-containing protein, with protein sequence MPIYEYECRVCGERFEVIQKSGEDNEGLSCPKCNTEKPERVLSVFCSGSPKGGASGAHSTPGHS encoded by the coding sequence ATGCCTATTTACGAATATGAATGCAGGGTCTGCGGTGAAAGATTCGAGGTGATTCAGAAATCGGGCGAGGACAATGAAGGGCTCTCCTGCCCCAAGTGCAATACGGAGAAACCGGAGCGGGTCCTCTCTGTCTTCTGCTCGGGCAGTCCGAAAGGAGGAGCATCCGGCGCACACTCGACTCCAGGGCATAGCTGA